The following proteins come from a genomic window of Gynuella sunshinyii YC6258:
- a CDS encoding MFS transporter — MSNYKSIVLLIFLASIASWFDFIAVLSLFASDSKSGPLDTALVSIAMLAPPALLSRHYTRLVNKYNLKAGLTFALLARSILTFIILFFVNNYLIALILLACRAAFSGLFAPQISLIASNVVDELKPKLSAHISLANNVSKLVIPAAGGALAVAFGNTFVILLGGLILFFTALFAFFSLSIINTQNKETKKTGSPIDANHKLELTHAGLYYFLVFSMSNLLPYIFHDIGSGTLLFSIAISCSAFGNISAGIILSKNKTNIYRLQFLINALFTCLLFFVIYLLITVKFNYALPIVFALTGYFSASIQVNITNNTISLTSEKATSYSARFQSTQNIAMLAGPIFGATVIEYFSSELLFLTSSLIGVVYFTSTILISKRTKYESVH, encoded by the coding sequence GTCAGGACCCTTAGATACAGCACTTGTATCGATCGCGATGCTAGCTCCACCCGCTTTGCTTTCCAGGCACTATACGCGATTAGTTAATAAGTATAATCTGAAAGCCGGGCTGACTTTTGCTCTACTAGCCAGGTCTATATTGACTTTTATAATACTTTTTTTTGTTAACAACTACCTAATAGCACTAATTCTGTTAGCCTGTCGAGCTGCATTTTCCGGTCTATTTGCACCGCAAATTTCATTAATAGCCAGTAATGTAGTAGACGAGTTAAAACCTAAACTTAGTGCTCACATTAGTCTCGCAAATAATGTATCTAAGCTGGTAATACCTGCAGCAGGTGGGGCTCTGGCGGTGGCTTTTGGAAACACATTTGTTATCCTTCTAGGTGGGCTAATTTTATTTTTTACCGCATTATTCGCGTTTTTTTCACTGAGTATTATAAATACTCAAAACAAAGAAACCAAAAAGACGGGAAGTCCAATTGATGCCAATCATAAATTAGAGCTAACCCATGCTGGATTGTATTATTTTCTTGTTTTCAGCATGAGCAATCTGCTGCCCTATATTTTCCACGATATTGGATCAGGAACACTACTTTTCTCAATTGCAATATCATGCTCGGCATTCGGAAATATTTCGGCTGGAATAATTCTTAGTAAAAACAAGACAAATATTTATCGATTGCAATTTTTGATAAATGCCCTCTTTACATGCTTACTTTTTTTCGTAATTTACTTGCTCATCACAGTTAAGTTTAACTATGCGCTTCCAATCGTATTTGCATTGACCGGCTACTTTAGTGCCTCTATTCAAGTCAACATAACCAATAACACAATTTCTCTAACAAGTGAAAAAGCCACCTCATATTCAGCTAGGTTTCAGAGTACTCAGAACATAGCAATGCTCGCCGGGCCTATTTTTGGTGCAACAGTAATTGAATATTTTTCTTCAGAATTGCTATTTTTAACATCGTCTTTAATTGGAGTGGTTTATTTCACATCGACAATTTTGATAAGTAAAAGGACGAAATATGAATCTGTACATTGA
- a CDS encoding TylF/MycF/NovP-related O-methyltransferase, whose amino-acid sequence MNLYIELLSKVVRNEIYLSYHDQSITSQDIETCQLVISDLQKNNPVVLDTYPHLKDAKKFADIINYTKSSKPVHTYVNEKGTKNLIELCETVINENIDGSFVEVGTLRGGLGILMAGIIQSTGVDKNLYIFDSFAGLNTTNTKDSLFDREVWDRYRTWFTQHQFNCECSKSEVIENFKKYDLDSIPRLMEGWIPDCFSNFDEKISCLRIDVDWYQATLDTLLNLYDLVEPGGYIIIDDYKLEGCKKAIHEFFDLKGISPLIQHACEQSGIIYWKKNHD is encoded by the coding sequence ATGAATCTGTACATTGAACTACTTTCGAAAGTTGTGAGAAATGAAATATATCTCAGCTATCATGACCAAAGTATCACTAGTCAAGATATTGAGACATGCCAGCTTGTAATAAGCGATCTACAAAAAAACAACCCTGTTGTTTTAGATACATACCCGCACTTGAAAGACGCCAAGAAGTTTGCAGATATCATTAATTATACGAAATCCTCAAAACCGGTGCATACGTATGTCAATGAAAAAGGTACTAAGAACCTCATAGAGTTATGCGAAACCGTGATCAATGAAAACATCGACGGATCTTTTGTAGAAGTCGGGACCTTACGTGGCGGACTAGGGATATTAATGGCCGGAATTATACAAAGTACCGGAGTAGACAAAAATCTATATATTTTTGATAGTTTCGCGGGATTAAACACTACGAATACCAAGGACTCACTTTTCGATCGTGAAGTATGGGACAGGTATCGAACGTGGTTTACCCAACATCAGTTTAATTGCGAATGTTCAAAATCTGAGGTAATTGAGAACTTTAAAAAATATGATTTGGATAGCATCCCAAGACTAATGGAAGGGTGGATTCCAGATTGCTTCTCAAACTTTGATGAGAAAATTTCTTGCCTCCGAATTGATGTGGATTGGTACCAAGCCACGCTGGATACATTATTGAATCTCTATGATCTGGTGGAGCCTGGAGGATATATAATTATCGACGACTACAAGTTAGAAGGCTGCAAAAAAGCCATCCATGAGTTTTTTGACTTAAAAGGGATATCCCCTTTGATTCAACATGCCTGTGAACAAAGCGGAATAATATATTGGAAGAAAAATCATGATTAA